The Toxorhynchites rutilus septentrionalis strain SRP chromosome 3, ASM2978413v1, whole genome shotgun sequence genome includes a region encoding these proteins:
- the LOC129777501 gene encoding transmembrane protein 53-B — translation MHSMSATYNRVDEYPMDDTLEYFIKFPSPNFKTESQGAESDYVFVCNETNVPIVLLLGWAGCQDKYLMKYSKIYEDRGLITIRYTAPVENLFWKRTAMVQIGEKILKLIYDMNFDSHPLIFHVFSNGGAFLYQHIALANRRSKKPVQICGMIFDSAPGDRRVLGLFRAISAILGKEKRFNSLISALMTISIILLWAFEDSCNYLRNFLRPWGYEVQTNPTHNLKSESNEWPQLFLYSKEDRLIPYTDVEKFAAYRRKCGVDVRMVCFDRSEHVKHYIRHPQQYVYSVCKFINDCLTTYYNKFHY, via the exons ATGCACAGTATGTCAGCAACATATAACCGAGTCGATGAATATCCAATGGATGACACGCTCGAGTACTTTATAAAGTTTCCGTCGCCCAATTTCAAAACCGAAAGCCAAGGAGCGGAATCCGATTACGTGTTTGTTTGCAACGAAACCAATGTTCCCATAGTGTTGTTGCTTGGCTGGGCCGGATGTCAGGACAAATATCTTATGAAGTATTCCAAAATCTACGAAGATCGGGGGTTGATTACGATTCGCTACACGGCACcggttgaaaatttattttggaaACGAACAGCGATGGTTCAGATTGGGGAAAAGATACTCAAGTTGATCTACGATATGAACTTCGACAGCCACCCTCTGATATTTCATGTGTTTTCCAACGGAGGAGCATTCCTGTATCAGCACATAGCGCTTGCCAACAGAAGGTCCAAGAAGCCAGTCCAGATTTGTGGAATGATATTCGATTCGGCACCCGGCGACAGACGAGTGCTGGGATTGTTTCGAGCAATATCGGCTATTTTAGGTAAAGAGAAAAGATTCAATTCGTTGATATCCGCTCTGATGACGATTTCTATAATACTTTTGTGGGCTTTTGAA GATTCGTGCAATTATCTACGAAATTTTCTTCGACCTTGGGGTTACGAAGTCCAAACGAATCCAACGCACAATTTGAAGTCTGAAAGCAACGAATGGCCGCAGTTGTTTCTATACTCGAAGGAAGACCGGCTGATACCGTACACG GATGTTGAAAAGTTTGCGGCATACCGTCGAAAATGCGGCGTTGATGTCCGAATGGTTTGTTTCGACCGCTCTGAACATGTGAAACACTACATTAGACATCCACAGCAGTATGTTTACAGCGTCTGCAAGTTTATCAACGATTGCTTGACTACCTATTATAACAAGTTTCACTACTAG